The genome window TACAAGGTGGTGAGTTCCTGGAGATGGGAGACAAACTATATGGTGTGAAACTGTACTCAGGCTCCAGGAGTGCTTAACACACAGTGGGTACTTCCTTGTGTGGAGTGAGTGAGTGAACTTGCTGTgtggaggacacagtgagaagacggAAGCAGCTCCACTGGAGATAGGGTGGGGATGGCTGGAGACAGGGCTGGGACCAGGTCACAACAGGCTTCACAAGCCACCCTTTCCTAGTGGGAACGGTGTACAACAGGCACAGATCCTCAGAGGTGTTTTCAGCAGCTATTAAATACCATATTCCATTTACCCTGTTCTTGAATTCACACACACTTTGGAATGCTACATTTGGCCAGTTTGCTGCCTATCTATAGTGGCACAGAAGTCTCTCAGCAGAACATTCTGATAAGCTCTTAgagcagaaagaacagaaaggCCTTTGCTATTGCTTGAACAACCAGACCCTAAATGGCCTTGGGGATGAATGATCTGTGTGTGTGAGATCCAGTAAATGTCTTCCCTCATTCTGGCTTCTTTGGGGCTTACACCAGCTACTGGATGACGTGAATGGGCTGTTTCACTGCAGGCGTCTGCTGAAGATAGTAGCAAAGCAGGCACTCAAGTGGCAGTACAGTCAGACTTTGTGATCTTAGGCAGACACAATCACAGACGCTTTTTTTGGCAAAATGTACAGCTGCCATGGGATTTAAAATAGCCAGAACAACTTGGAGACTATCACCAAAATATCCCCAGTGTTAAACTACCAGACGTTCCAATCAAAGGAATAACACACAGCCTGTTACTCCCGATTTGATCACCAGTGCTTAGTAAGTGCTCAAGCTATTGTTAAATAAATGCAGTTgtaaaaaaacaatgaagaagcACCGTATCCTCCAATTTGGCAGTTTTCCAAGATATGTTGCTgagtattgaaaaaaataaaaaaggtctaGTGTAACAATGTATGATTTTCATGACTGAAAAGGATATGCTTTCTATTGCTAAAAAGGGGCCAGGctcagtgcctcacgcctgtaatcccagtactttgggaagtggaggcggaggatcttttgagcccagaagttcaagaccagcctgggtaacacagcgagaccccatctctataaataacttaaaaaattagtaGTGGTgtgcctacttgggaggctgagggaggaggatggcctgagcctgggatgttgaggctgtggtgagccactatcgtgtcactgcactcagactgagtgacagagtgaatgTCTCAAAGAAACGAAAATGAGGTTtgcattcgacccagcaatcccattactagataCACATAAAGGAATAGAaaccattctaccataaagacacatgcatgcctgTGTTCACTCACTACACCACCATTCACAGTATCGAAGACATGacatcaacctaaatgcccatcaactgcagactggataaagaaaacgtgtaggctgggtgcggtgactctcgcctataatcctagcactctgggaggccgaggcaggcagatcacttgaggtcaggagttcgaaaccaatctggccaacatggtgaaaccccatctctaataaaaatacaaaataagtatctgggcatagtggcggacgcctgtaatcccagctactcaggaggttgaggtaggagaatcacttgaactggggaagcggagattgcagttagccaagattgtgccattgcacgccagcctgggtgacggagcgagactgtctgaaaaaaaaaaagaaaatgtgtatacacatacatacagacacacacacgccatggaatactatgcagccataaataatgagatcatgtcctttacagcaacatggatgcagctggaaccagtatcctaagtgaactaacacaggatcagaaaaccaaataccacattctcacttgtaagtcagagctaaacattgagtaaaCATGGACAGAAGGGAACAACAGGCACcggggcctactggagggtggagggtgaggatCCAAAAAAGACCCATCgggggttgggcacagtggctcacacctgtaatcccagcactttgggaggctgaggtgggtggatcacctgaggtcaggagttcatgaccagcctggccaacatggtgaaaccccgtctcaactaaaaatacaaaaaattagccaggtgtggtggcaggtgcatggTAGcgggtgtaatctcagctacttgggaggttgaggcgggagaatcacttgattctactgggaggcggaggttgcagtgagccaagatcgggccactgcactccagcctaggtgacaagagtgaaactccgtctcaaataaaaaaacccaTGGGGTgttatgcttattacctgggtgaaataatctgtacaccaaaccccatgacacataatttacctatataacaaacgtgcacatatacccttgaacctaaataaaagttaaaaaaaaggaatatgccTGCCTAACACGCCTGAAATAACTCTAGAGCAACCCAGAAGGAACCAGCGTATTGGTACCTGCAGGAAGGGAAGCAGATGAGTGTGGACCCAATCCCAGAGCTGACTCCCATCCTTCGACCACCTCATCTCTCAGCCATGAGATTCTCGGCTGGCTCAGGGCCCCTCACCTTAGTTCTTCTGCCTCGAAGACACTACTTACTGTAGGCCTTTGGTTCCACTTCCCTCCCGTACTAGAAATGTCATGTAAAAAGAGAGCAATTATTTTGATGTAACTCTCAAACTAAACCTTATCAAGAGCTAGGCAATGTGTACATGTTAACTACATCAACCCCAAGGAACCAACACAGTGCTAAGAGTAAAAGGGGCAGAACTGATAATGATGTGTGGCAATGTCAAACTGACCTTCCAGGAGGAAAGAGAGCCTCCCATTCTCCAAAACTGTTAAACTGTATTAATTTGGAAAGGGATCTTTAGGACAGGGATGAACAACTAGTCCCACCTGCTGATATCAGCTGATAATAAGCTaatggaaaccaaaacaaaattttttttgaagcagaaagTCCATTTCCATGAATATATTCACTCCTGATATGAAGGTGGGGAGAGAGTCTTACTTCAAGTACATGGTTGGAGAAGCCATTGTTTTTGACATGCATGATACCAATGACAAATcagacctttaaaaatattaagcaatgtcaatatgaaaatataaaaaagcactTTATAGACATTGAAAAACTGAAGACTAGAGAAAATGTTggttttatagatttattttcaaAGAGTAAAACACTTACACAATTTAAATACAAGTCCATCAGAATCACTCTGTCAGAGTCAGCAATGATGCGAAAATGTGTCCTCACTGCCAGACATTCGCCACTATCATCTGAGTCCTCTCTCCCTAAAGCCAAAGGgtctggaaaagataaaataagttcaaTGTTATTTTTGATGTGTTCTTATTAATGGTAAGTGACATCTTTCAGGTGCTAAAAATGCAGCatctggctgagtgcagtggctcatgctcgtaatcccagcccttggggagaccaaggtgggcggatcacctgaggtcaggagttcgagaccagcctggccaacatggtaaaaccccatctctacgaaaaatataaaaattagctgggcgtggaggtacacgcctgtaatcccagttacccaggaggctgaggcaggagaatcgcttgaacccaggaggcagaggttacagtaagccgagatcatgccactacactccagcctgggcaacagagcaagattccatctaaaaaaaaaaaaaaaaaacaaacaaaaagacagggTCACTAAAAGCTAAAGACACTAATATAATGTTTTAATGCAAAAAGTCTTATTTGATTATTCTAGGGCCCAAGTAACAAGAGCTACTATTTACTAAGAGGCTTCTTTACATCATTGTATCAAGTGATATATACACTCTCTGCAATTTTGCTTTCACAAAAGCCCCAGGTAGGTCCTATCATTACCCCCATATTACatacgaggaaactgaggcttacagagCTAAGCAGTCTGCCTGAGACCACCAGGCTTACAGAGTGTGGCAGAGCTGAAAATAAACTTGGgtgtgtctgactccaaagtccatcCTCTTACCCATGAGGCCTCTCTTGCCTAATTAAGAGCCAGgtcgggccgggcgcagtggttcatggctgtaatcccaacactttgggaggctgaggcgggcagatcatgaggtcaggagatcaagaccatcctggctaacacggtgaaaccctgtctctactaaaaatacaaaaaattagctgggcgtggtggcgggtgcctgtagtcacagctacttgggaggctgaggcaggagaatggcatgaaaccaggaggcggagcttgcagtgagccaagagcacaccactgcactccagcctgggtgacagagcgagactccgtctccaaaaacaaaaagagccaGGTCACCTCAGTGTCTTACCCAGCAGGCTGGGCTTGCCTTGGGTGAGTAATTGAGGGAGATAGAGGTCTGTTTCCAGGTTATCCTGCTCAGTACTTTGTACAAAACTCTGCTTTTGTGAGGAGAGCTGATAGTCAAGGGAGTTCTATGCAGGAATGACAGCTCTCAACCTCTCAAAGATCACCACCATGGCTGGGCCCCTTTGAGTGGCAGACAACAGGAAAGGGCTTGCATTTTATAAGCAGTGAAAAATCTTGGTCAAgcatttccattttctatttcttcttgagtttcCTTTATTGAAGAACCACAGACAATTAAATCTACGGGTGAACATCATTTTAGAAGTCTAATTATTTACCTGATACTTTATTCATATACATCCTTCTTATCTGCAATGTAATCTACAATTTCTTGTGGACACATTAACTTTTCAGCATCTGTATCAGGAATTTCaaaccctaaaagaaaaatacacaacgtgagagagtttaaaaaaaaaaatcctttagaaCTGAACACACCTGACCCTTCTACAACAGCTACAAGTATATCAAAACTTTCAGCAACCTTGAATGCCATTTAGGTTGTGGGCCAGTTAGCTTCTAGACAGTATGCATGCAGGTTGGGTACAATGCTTTGGAggtatgtttgtttgttgagatagAATTCATATAATAGCAAATTCCTCcttgtacacatacatacatatatatatatatatatataaaatttggtagtttttagtatattcacaacattgtgcaaccatcaccattgtAAAAGAGACCCAGTGCCCatcagcagtcactccccatcctCCCTAGttctggcaaccactcatctactttcttttttttttttttttgaggcagagtctcactctgtcgccggggctggagtgcagtggccggatctcagctcactgcaagctccgcctcccgggtttacgccattctcctgcctcagcctcccgagtagctgggaccacaggcgcccgccacttcgcccggctagtttttgtatttttagtagagacggggtttcaccgtgttagccaggatggtctcgatctcctgacctcgtgatccacccgtctcggcctcccaaagtgctgggattacaggcttgagccaccgcgcccggcccactcatCTACTTTCTATCTTGATTTGCCTCTTCttgacatttcatgtaaatggtaTATAACCTGTcatcttctgtgtctggcttctttcactcagcacgTTCTCGAGGGTCATCGTGCTGTAACACACGTcacccatgcttttttttttcatgatggtTGGGTTTTTATAAATGGCTGGGTTTTGATAGTTAGCTTACTTTGGGCCAAACGCTGTGCTGAGCATTTTACACATAATCTCTAATTCTCACAGCAATCCCAATCCTGGGGTTCCTACTATTATCACCCACTTTACAGCTGCGGAAACAGGCTTTGAGAGATAGTTACTTGTCCAGGCTCATACCTAAGCTCAATTCCAGACCTGGTACTGTGAAGCACTAGGCAAAGGATTCCATCCTAGTCAGCATCATCTGTGAGGAATTTTAACTAGGCCCTGCTCTGCAGAATAGCACAGAAGTCCTTTGATTTCCTATTCAACCAACTCACGCAGAAACAGCCATGGAGCCTTAGAAAGATCTCACTTGCACAACACACCGTCCCAAACTTGGAGTGTGCACGTGAGCCAGGATAGGAGAACAAGGCCGGAGGCTCTGGGTGCGTCTCTTGTCCTGGCACACACTACTTCCACCTGGTTCATGTCACCCGAGCTCAGGAGGGCTGACGTGCCATCGGCATGTGTTCCAGGCAGGCTTTTGCCCTTTGTCTTAGAACTCTGTCTGAAGAGTCAGTCCCCTGGAACCATCTCTGGTCATTCGGCTCTTGGCACAACACTGGGCACTCTGCTGGGCTTGTGCAAGGTGCTTTCTGAATAAATGTACCATCCCTAAAGCTTACTTCACCTGATGGTAAGTGGGCAGGCAGGTGTGTGTGTAGGGCAGTGGATACTACTGTTTCTACTAATATTTAATTCTAACTCCAATTCAGACTCCCACCATTTCTTTCAGTTTAATCCACCTTAATCAAAAATCACAGTATACAGATACAAGACTGAGCCTTACCAAATTCGTCTTCCATGGCCATGATAATCTCCACTTGGTCCAAACTGTCTAAGCCCAGGTCTTTCATAAAATGAGAATCTACTGAAAGCTGCAAGAAAGGAGCACCAAACACAAAATTTAGTCCATGAAAGCATTTGCTTCCCAAGATAACAGGGTGGTACAATGCCACTTAATCACTATAtcgaattttttttattatactttaagttttagggtacatgtgcacaacgtgcaggtttgatacacaggtatacatgtgccatggtggcttgctgcacccatcaactcatcatttacattatgtatttctcctaatgctatccctcccccagctccccacccactgacaggccccagtacgtgatgctccccaccctgtgtccaaccgatctcactgttcagttcccacctatgagtgagaacatgaagtgtttggttttctgtccttgtgactaTATCGAATTCTTTTTAACATACAGAGGCCATGGCTGACATTTTATATGTAACCTGTGCTGGTATGTACATGGTTTGCTTTATcttattctactttattttaaagtgaacaatatATACATAGCTAATGAAGAATTTCACtctgtatgtttttttgtttgttttttgagagtcttgctctgtcacccaggctggagtgcaatgcaatggcacgatcttggctcactgcaaactcggcctcccgggttcaagcgattctcatgcctcagcctcccgagtagctgggattgcaggcacccaccaccatgatgcccagctaatttttttgtatttttagtagagacagggtttttgccatgttggccaggctggtcttgaactcctgatctagggagatccacccacctcagcctcccaaagtgctgcgattacaggcgtgagctcccGCACCCGGCGCAATCTATATGTTTTACTGAGATCTCTGATCATTGCTCTGAATGACATCTGAAGAAGTTTGGGTATTTTTGCTGCCTTACTGACAACTAAGGCCTAGACTCCACACCTTAAGTGGCATTATGATTATAAACTGTAGGCAGCTTCATGTTACAAAGTGTTTACTATCACCCTATCACTCTAATTTAGACCTCAGGATCACCAGGAATGATTCTTCAAAAACGCATATCAAAAACAAACTGCCTTACCTACACAACAGATTCCATTTATTTTCGTTGTTACACAGAGTCTcaccctgccacccaggctgcagtgtgcagtggcgtgacctcggctcactgtaccctctgcctcccaggttcaagcagttctctgcctcatcctcccaagtagctgggattacaggtgtctgccaccgtgcctggctaatttttgtatttttagtagagatggggtttcaccatcttggccaggctggtcttgaattcctgacctcatgatccactcgcctcagcctcccaaagtgctgggattacaggcgtgagccaccacgaccagccccacttgtgtttttattatttattgttattatttttgagatggagtttcactcttgttgcctaggctggactgcaacggtgctatctcagctcattgcaaccttcacctcctgggttcaagtgattctcctgcctcagcctcccgagtagctgggattacaggtatacaccaccatgcctggctaattttgtatttttagtagagatgaggtttttccatgttggtcaggctggtctcgaactcccaacctcaggtgatctgcccgcctcagcctcccaaagtgctgggattacaggcatgagccaccgtgcccggccacttgtgttttttaaaaagggtgagatacacatataatatacacataatatacacacatatgcgtATACTGCTTTAACATATGCATTGAATACCTTTGGAAACACACATGAAACTGGTAGTGCTGGTTGTCTCCCAGAATGGGCCTGGGTGGCTGGGAGCCAAGGAGATTTTTATTGAGTATCTTGCCCTTTGCATTTTGTACCATGTAATTTAAATACtctgtatttaaagaaaaaaattcaaaccacCATCAGTTACCTTCTCTGGGTCAATCTTGTCATAGAGTTTCAATACGTAAAGAACACGGTCCCGGATGCCCTCTAACGTCAAAGGGGGCATGTCGCTATACTGGCGGCACAACGGTGTAACTCTACCAGGAACCTAGAGCGAGGGCAGGAAGAAAACACTGTCATTGAACGGAAAATGCCTCTAAATCAATGCACAAGCCTATAGGTAACTTGCACAGAACTTTTGGGGCTGTAGAGAACACACAGCATCTCATTCTCATTGTGGCCATTAGGACACACCACGTTGCAGGACTGGGTAATCGCAGAAGCCCCAGCAGTTCGGCAGCACCTCAGGCCTCCTTCCTGGGAGCCAGGACCagcccctctgcctcctgggttcaaccctCAGGCTCTGGACATTCATCCCGCTCTGCGACACTAACTGCCAGTAAAATTGTCTGGCGTCTGCAGAATGCCTATGTCTTCTCATGGCATCTTTTCAGCATCCTGAGGCCTCTCTAGGGAGCTGCCACCTTTAATAGGCAGACCCAAGTCAAAATAACCCACAAGGAAAGAGCTGTCATGGTAAACCCAAAGGCAATTCAAACTGAGGACCATACACCAGAAAGGTCTAGTTTGGTTCCAGCAGGTATCTCCCTGACCTCAGCCAGGACAAAGGAAGCTGGCCACCCACCCAAAGAGAGGATGAGGGAGCTTACAGTCATTATATTCCAATCTGTTTCCCTTCCAGCAAGGCTTGCCTCATGGCCACCAGCCAAACCATGAGCCCTTCTGGCCTCGGCCATGTTAGAGCAATATCTCACGTATCTCTGGTATTAGTTGGCTCGATGTTTAGGTATTTTAGGGTATTGACCagatttcattcaacaaatgtggaATGAGCTGCAATTACAGGTCAGGTGGTTTAATGCTGTGGAAGGTACAACACAGAaccagagaaaacaaaacagggtATTTGGCAGTTTTGCTCACTACAGAAATCCCTAAtctggctggtcatggtggctcacgcctataatcacagcactttgggaggccaaggtgggcagatcacctgaggtcaggagttcgagaccaagctggccaacatggtgaaaccctatctcactactaaaaatacaaaatttagccaggcatggtggtgggcgcctgtaatcccagttactcaagagactgaggcaggagaatcacttgaacgtgggaggcagaggttgcagtgagccgagaccatgccattacattccagcctgggcgacagagcaagactccgtctcaaaaaaaaaaaaaaaaaaaaaaaaaaaggaatccctAATCTAAGTTGGTTTGTTTACCTCCTGAAGTTGATTTTAAGTCCGAGGCTTGGAGTTCTTAAGGCATTTCCCTATAGAAAGTGGGGCTGCTTGTTAGGGCTCAGGTGCCTGAAACTCACAAAGGTCCAtgaaaaatcataataaatacTGCCCAGGGAACCAA of Rhinopithecus roxellana isolate Shanxi Qingling chromosome 20, ASM756505v1, whole genome shotgun sequence contains these proteins:
- the NDUFAB1 gene encoding acyl carrier protein, mitochondrial; amino-acid sequence: MASRVLSAYVRCLPAAFAPLPRVRMQTVARPLSTGLCSAGTQTRLGPLQPALKLAQVPGRVTPLCRQYSDMPPLTLEGIRDRVLYVLKLYDKIDPEKLSVDSHFMKDLGLDSLDQVEIIMAMEDEFGFEIPDTDAEKLMCPQEIVDYIADKKDVYE